In the Vitis vinifera cultivar Pinot Noir 40024 chromosome 2, ASM3070453v1 genome, one interval contains:
- the LOC100240865 gene encoding uncharacterized protein LOC100240865 has product MPPRKLVVGSGQKTHPLVWCAAVICVFIALAVIVAGVCVFVGYLVIHPRVPALTVTDARLDRLDFSQAGVMDVQMTVYIRAENHNAKAHASFSDTSLTMSFHEIEIAKLVAYPFDVSKNSSIDFNYVVESSSIPLGSRDMDFVDRSLKEDKIKFDLKGSSKTHWRIGLLGSVTLWCHLNCELRFHPSNSSYIHSYCSSKSK; this is encoded by the coding sequence ATGCCTCCCAGGAAACTAGTCGTCGGGTCCGGCCAGAAAACCCACCCCCTGGTCTGGTGCGCGGCCGTCATCTGCGTCTTCATCGCCCTTGCCGTCATCGTAGCTGGGGTCTGCGTCTTTGTCGGGTACCTGGTGATACACCCCCGGGTGCCTGCCTTGACAGTCACAGATGCCCGCCTGGACAGGCTCGACTTCTCGCAGGCCGGCGTCATGGACGTCCAGATGACCGTCTACATCCGCGCTGAAAACCACAATGCCAAGGCGCACGCCTCCTTCTCAGACACCAGCTTGACGATGAGCTTCCACGAAATAGAAATCGCGAAGCTGGTGGCCTACCCTTTCGATGTAAGCAAGAACAgttccattgattttaactaCGTGGTAGAGTCCAGTTCAATTCCGTTAGGGTCACGGGATATGGACTTTGTGGACAGATCGTTGAAGGAAGATAAGATAAAGTTTGATCTGAAAGGGAGTTCAAAAACACACTGGAGAATTGGGCTTCTGGGGTCGGTGACGCTTTGGTGCCATTTGAACTGTGAGCTTCGGTTTCATCCTTCAAATAGTAGTTACATCCATTCATACTGCAGCTCAAAGTCAAAGTGA